The region AATGTTAGCCGAAAAAGCATGCATAGATGCATGCTAATTGTAAGCTACTATGAGCCTCACTcataaaacacaagaaaaactTCTGTGTTAAtagtttgtaaaaccattcttccATGAATAGTCACATTCAAGTCAATGCAACAATTTACCCAAGAATGGTTTTATGAGCGATTTTCATTGAAATTGGTTGTGCTTGTGTTTCCTGAGTGAATCCCTGTGATTTGGGACGCACTAATTTTTAGCTCTCCTACTATTTAGGATGGATAGTATGCAGAGCAGCTTTTGGAATCATTAAAACCCGAATTTATAATCTTCAGTTGAGAATTCTCGAACTCTAGATGAATTTTGGTGCACACAGGGGTTTGAATACAGCATTCAACAGTAGGGGGCCGTAATATTGGAGCACTGGTCCTCTTTGTGTTTCTCGAAAAGAGGCACTTTTTGAGATTCACTGTCACTTCATGGGAGGAAGGGGAAGGCAAACACAAATTAGTTTATTGTCCATTCCCATGTCAATTGACATGTCATAACATGTCAGTTGGTTTTTTAGAACAGATCATTGGTTCGATCAGTAGCTTGTGCACGGGGTTAAAATCACACGTGATACAGTACAGcacatgcttacacacacaagctTACCCCGTATACTTGAATATCAGGCCCCTGTTgaccaacaacacaaataaacacataaataaagaaatgaatcTCTGTGACTGAGGAATGAGTCGAGAGCTCCTCTCAGATTGTGCATACTTCTGTTTTAATATCAGTCTGTTATAGAGTCGTTCTCAGTCTGTCACTGGTTTTGCTCTCAGGAAGAGCGACAGTGGAAAACGCACTTCAACCCTTCTCTCATGCTGTCAGTGATCTGATATGTCTTTAGACGTTCATAAATTAGTCCTATTGTCTTTTCTTGCCCTTCTTtcaacaataaaatatttttttttctgcaaacaCACTtggcctgtctgtctatctctctcaggTTCCCACTCCTAGTACTTTCCTCATGTTTTCATAGACGACGTAGGAGATGCTGACAGCTGGAATAACCTTGAGGAAGTTTGGAGCGATGCCTCGGTAGAGTCCCACCACACCCTCCTGAGCTACAATATTCCTGAAGAGAGTCAACATGGACAGCTGAGGAGCACCTTTCATTGATGCTGAGAGAGACAAAAGAGGAAAAATAGGGAACAGTATTACATGTAATCTAATTATCATGTAATActacttcattttcaaaatgtcactTCAAACCATCTTTTGTtcaaccatccatccattcatccccCCATCCTGTTTTCataatccattcatccatctatccatataatttccatcatccatccatctttcattCACCCATCCATCTTTTACCCATCCATCCAactttcatccatccattcatcaatccatccatcttccatccatccagtttttatcatccatccatcttacatccatccatccatccatttttcatCCATCATCTGTCTTTACATCCATCCATTCAACAATCCATCTTCTTTCATCCATCTAATTTCTATTATACATCCATCTTACATCAAtcttttatccatccatccaattttcaccatccatccatccatctttcattcatccattcattcatctttTATAAATCCATCCatatttcatccatccatcaattatcacccatccatccatctatccatttgtCCTCATCCATTATTTCTtccatcatctatccatccatccacccatccttTTTTCATAATGCATTCATCCATCTAGCCATCTAatttccatcatccatccatcttttatCCACCCATTCTAATTTtgatcatccatccatccttctttcATCCATCCACTCACCTTTTATAAATCCATCCATctttcatccatctatccattatcatccatccatccatccatcatccatccatctatctatccactTTTCCTCAataatccatccatcatccattatctatccatccatccacccatcctaTTTTCataatctattcatccatctatccatcacatttttatcagccatccatccatcctattttcaaaatccatTCATCCATGTTCATCTATCCATCTTTCATCCATCATCAATCCACCCATCCTGTTTTCataatccattcatccatctctccatccaattttcatcatccatccatctttcatccatccatccatccatccatccatccacctatccTATTTtcataatccatccatccattcatccaaagttcatcatccatgcatccatcttttatccatccatctatccaattTTCATCATCAATCCATCATCCATacattcatctatccatccaaccACCTATGTTGTTTTCATAATCCATCTTTCCTCCATCACCCATCATTCTTACATCCatttttcatccatccatttttcaACCATCCATGCAATTTTcatcatccatccacccatccatcatccatcaatCCACCTATCCTGTTTtcataatccatccatccatccattcatccaattttcatcatccatgcatccatcttATCCATCCATATATCCGATTTTCATCACCCATCCATCTTTCCACCATCACCCATCTTTCTTTCATCAATTTTTCATCATCCATCCGTGCTTCATCCAACCATCCATTCATCCGTTTTTCATCATTCAGGCATCCATCTATTAATTTTTCATCCATCAATCTATCAAATTGTTATCATCAATTCATTCATCCATCATTCATATGTCCATCATCTATctttcatccattcattcatcaatccatcttccatccatccatccatctttcctcCATCCATCCAATTTTCATCATCCAAGCATCCATCCATTaatttttcatccatccatcaatctattAAATTGTTATCATCAATTCATTTATCCATCATCcatgtccatccgtccatctttcatccattcattcatcaatccatcttccatccatccatccatctttcctcCATCCAtttttatctatccatccatccatttttcatccatccattcatctattcATTTTATGCTTTTATCTCTGTACACACAGTTAagcattctgtctctctcttacCCTGAGCCTGCATGCGTGTTCTGATGAGGGCGAGCGGGTATGATGCCAGCTGTCCACAGGTGCTGGAGACAGTGCCACAACCCACTAGTACAAGAACGCCCGGGTCAGCCGACCCCTCCGTTTTCCGCTGCAGCCACGCGTTCTTCAACGTCTGACAGAGAGGAAGACAGCGTGAGGAAGAGTCTTTATTAAGGAATAATTCTGAATACACATAATCTCAAACACACCTCATAGACGGCGAGGTCTATGCCCGCATAAGGGATGATGCCCAGAATGTTGGGTAGATATCCTTTATAAAACGCCAGAACGCCTTCCTTCTGCAGAATCTGCTTCGCACAGTCCAGCATACTCGAATACTGCCCTGTTTTACGTAGAGTTAGACGTGTCTTCAGCACCTATAGCACAGACAACGATAAAGACAGACAGGAACAGAGAGAGACACGGTGTAAACATCAatgcatatttaaaggaatagttcatccaaaaatgaaaattatgtcatcatttcctctcatgttgtcccaaatccatatgactttcattcttttgtgtaaatgagtgtgtgtgtgtgtacctccaTAGGGTATATAATAGTTTGAGCTGTGGCTCCAGCCAGCGATCCAGCGACAAATCTCTCCTGAACTTTTAGAGTTCCTCCATCCTTACTACCTCTCATTAGCCGCTTAatctacgagagagagagagagagacaacaggCCTGAGCTTTGATTTACTGTCTGTGTGGGTGACTATATgaaagctgagagagagagagagagagagagagagagagagagagagagagagagtaagcaCGAGTGAAGTGTACCTGTTCATAAGCGAGGAATTTGATGGCCGTCTCTGGAGCAATCTTCAGCACATTGATGCCGTTGCCCCTCCACAGCGCAGTGAGCCCCCCCTCCTTCACCATCGCTCGAAGACCACGCCAAACATTTCCTTTATCAGAGCTCTGGCCATGCACCTgcaccaacaaacacacacaaagaaaatggCAAATTCAAAATCTGGTTCCACTTTGAGCCTCTCAAAGCCCAGGATTACAATAAAACAGCCCCTTTACATAATCACAGCTGTCTGTTAAGCTGCAGTGTCTCTTACAACCTCCAGGGGTCACTGCGTGCTGCTGGAAGCCCTCACTTATTGAAGGACAGTCTTTATTACAAATGAGAAGTTGATTTGATAAAACACAAGGGTCCTGATAGATGCTATTTAATGGATATTTTTAGTCAGTTATATGCAATTCATGTTACAGCAACTATTGGTATAATACATCTAAGTACTGTCcattttaaaggggtagttcacccaaaaatgaaaattctctcatcatttactcaccctcataccattccagatgtgtatgactttctttcttctgcagaacacaatcgaagatttttagaagaatttctcagctctttaggtccatacaatgtaaatgaatggttgccataatttttataaaagtactccagacgattctggtggttaaatccttatagaagcgatacaataggtgtgggtgaggaacagatcaatatttaagccctttttccttcactttcactttctcctacttttgtttttggtgattcacatcctttgTGCACATCACCCcccactgggcagggaggagaatttatgataaaaaaggacttaaatattgatctgtttctcacccacacctatcatatcgctgctgaagatatggatttaactactggagtcacatggattacttttatgctccttttatttggattttggagtttcaaaattttgacacccattcacttgtattgtatggatctacagagttgaaatattcttctaaaaatcttagtttgtgttctgcagaagaaagaaagtcacacacatctgggatggcaggagggtgagtaaatcataagataatttttatttttgagtgaactgcccctttaaggcACCATGTTGATTGAGCAGGCTTATTTTCTACTATGTTCACAGTTCACTCTTAACTGGGATTGAACCAGAAACCTTTGAGTGAGCATCCAAAATCATGATGTTTATTAGATATAATGTCTGTATCCATGGAGATTGGAGGAACACAAATCATACTTCAAAGCTCATCATCAAAGAAACTATCGGGAAGAAGACAATTTCAAACATAAAACATGGTCAATTACTGTAAAATTCCCAGGTGAACTTTTTTGGCTTTTCCAgctttgtacagtatgtttcataCTAGGGCTGTAAATCGATTAAAATGTTATGCTAATTAATTACagtacatgatatgctgattaattcatCCGATTTATTGCagttaattgcatatataaatattagctgagaaaggccctcaaattaCAATAATTCTATATAATGATTGAATagttatagttatatttaaatcattataaatagaatatatattataaatagaataattcaaataattaaaatgattgtggcagacaagaaaagcattgataaaacaatacaagtggctttagaagcaaaatattatttattcccATATTATtgtacataagcctatcactgtcctacagttcacagcaatccaatTAAATTCGTCAATCTGTCAGAGATAgttttattataagggcttttcaaaGTGTCAATTTACACATGCATGAGAGGgactcactttggttgcgttgtgtcataaacacaaattttaggtcgctgtgtcaagttaaatatagTTTGAAACTTACAAAAACAGGTCTCGAGATCCCTGCTTTCAGAGACGTGCACTGTCCAGCTGTATTTGAACGCAACAACGCATTCTCATGTTGTGCtgttgctagtgtcaagcaagccagAGTTTGggttgttgtctgtacagctgtgcattgcctaaacagctggagtttcaattactgccccctgctgaaaacaggtagtacttcaagcttgattaattgtgttaatttttagaACGCtctatttttatataattcatcACAATGAATTAGCATGTTTAATCGACAGCCCTCGTTTTACAGCTTGATATTTCACACCACTTTAAAGACAGACAGTTCATTTCAGACCAGTGCTTTCTCACCTGCAGAAACACTTTGAGTCGGTCAAGTGGCGCGGTACCCGTTCTGGATACAGACCCCGCCACGGCCCCCGCCATCAGCTGCCGCCACACAAACCCAGACTGCCTCTCCTTCTCTGAGAATTCATCTGGAACAGTTAAAAGCTCTCCGATATCCAACATctacaaaaatacataaacattttGTATAATCAAGTACAAAAAAAGATGTTACAGGCATAAACCGAACTGATTCAGTTGTGTGTGTTGTAGCTTATACCACTGAGTGTTTCCAGTACTGTGCAATTTCCTCCATGTTGTCCAGAGGGTTGAACAGGAAGTGATCTCTCCACTCAACCCAGTCAATAGTCATGGAACGGTCTTTATCCATACTGCATAAACACATTTCTCAAAGTCACTGGTCTGTTATGGGGCAGCTGTTGTATATAGTGACACAAAACCACAAAAAGAATTTTGGAAAAAGCTTCATTTTTTCATAATGAGCATAAACATACAGACCTTTCCAGTATTTTGGCAGCCTGTTCTACAGTAACATCCACTCCGAGATTATGTAGTGATTGCTGGATCTCTCCGGCATCAACTTCACCtgcaaaacacacaaatatgCAAAAACAATGAATTACTGCTCTATAATATGCAGTTATAGATGTTAACAGGATGTAATAGTAGATGCTAACATAAATATGAGGTTATAGATGTTAACAGTGATGTAATAGTAGATGCTTACAGTAATATGAGGTTATAGATGTTAACAGTGATGTAATAGTGTAGATGCTTACAGTAATATGAGGTTATAGATGTTAACAGTGATGTAATAGTATAGATGCTAACAGTGATGTAATAGTATAGATGCTAACATAAATATGAGGTTATAGATGCTAACAGTGATGTAATAGTGTAGATGCTAACAGTAATATGAGGTTATAGATGTTAACAGTTATGTAATAGTATAGATGCTAACAGTGATGTAATAGTGTAGATGCTAACATAAATATGAGGTTATAGATGCTAACAGTGATGTAATAGTGTAGATGCTAACAGTAATATGAGGTTATAGATGTTAACAGTGATGTAATAGTAGATGCTAACAGTAATATGAGGTTATAGATGTTAACAGTGATGTAATAGTATAGATGCTAACAGTAATATGAGGTTATAGATGTTAACAGTGAAGTAATAGTAGATGCTAACAGTAATATGAGGTTATAGATGTTAACAGTGATGTAATAGTAGATGCTAACAGTAATATGAGGTTATAGATGCTAACAGTGATGTAATAGTATAGATGCTAACAGTAATATGAGGTTATAGATGTTAACAGTGATGTAATAGTAGATGCTAACAGTAATATGAGATTATAGATGTTAACAGTGATGTAATAGTAGATGCTAACAGTAATATGAGGTTACAGATGTTAACAGTGATGTAATAGTAGATGCTAACAGTAATATGAGGTTACATATGTTAACAGTGATGTAATAGTAGATGCTAACAGTAATATGAGGTTATAGATGTTAACAGTGATGTAATAGTATAGATGCTAACAGTAATATGAGGTTATAGATGTTAACAGTGATGTAATAGTAGATGCTAACAGTAATATGAGGTTATAGATGTTAACAGTGATGTAATAGTAGATGCTAACTGTAATATGAGGTTATAGATGTTAATAGTGATGTAATAGTAGATGCTAACTGTAATATGAGGTTATAGATGTTAATAGTGATGTAATAGTAGATGCTAACAGTAATATGAGGTTATAGATGTGAACAGTGATGTAATAGTAGATGCTAACAGTAATATGAGGTTATAGATGTTAACAGTGATGTAATAGTATAGATGCTAACAGTAATATGAGGTTATAGATGTTAACAGTGATGTAATAGTAGATGCTAACAGTAATATGAGGTTATAGATGTTAACAGTGATGTAATAGTATAGATGCTAACAGTAATATGAGGTTATAGATGTTAACAGTGATGTAATAGTAGATGCTAACAGTAATATGAGGTTATAGATGTTAACAGTGATGTAATAGTAGATACTAACAGTAAAATTAAGTAATTCATGCTAACAGTATGAAATAGTATGCCCCTCTGAcaaagttctgacaaacttgccacaaatttcccactcattatattcacatgcaaatgagcttgcgattcgccTTTTTGAAGAGTTTGTAGcccttcaccggtagtggtggacctgcagcaaacctttggaaaCAAagaagagtttgctgcaaagctcatctgtatgtgaaaataataagtgcagaatTAGCAAGTTTGTAGCAAGTTGgccagaactcttgatttttgtaagggtgatgcTAACAGTAGTATGAGGTTATTGATGCTaacagtgctgtaaaagtatagaTGCTAATGGAAATATTAGGTTTTTCATGCTAACAGTgatattatagatattatagGTTATATTGTTGAtgtaaaactgtaaaatttactgtAATATGAGCTCCAATGCTAACAGTGAGgaattgtaaatatttgtatggcaATCTGAGATTAAAGTTCCTAACAGTGATGACATGGTATAGATTCAAATGCTAATATTATGTTAGCAGTAATAGAAtagcatagaccttattcacgctaacGCCATCTTTGAGTTTTAATGTGAATGAcaaggaggctgtgagggacagacttaccatctcttcaattgCACAAACGGTATAAAacagtataaagctcctagatcacatctgatttttcacagctcatgttgtctggagtttttttgtctactgaatgttcttggacagataattgattaatgttttgtctgcggaacaatccaaaaacactttaaactgcagtatagCCCACTGAAGATacagtctatccctcacagcctcgttgtcattcccattaaaaatcaaagatagcGCTAGAGTGAATAAGGTCTACACATGCTAAGAGAAAGATACATATTAGACTCCATCTGTAAAGTTTATAGGTTCTGATAGCAATCTAAAGTTTACAGACACTAACCATCATTGTTGCGGTCCAAGCTGCGAAACATGAGTCTAAGACGTTTCTCATGTGAACGCAGATACTCGATGAACTCTTCAAAATCCAACTGACCATCATGATTGGTGTCTCCAGCTCGTACAATCTGCTAAATATAGGgcatataaagagagagagagaaagagagcgagagagagagaggtggagggAAAGAGGGATGCCAGGAATCATTAGGAGAGGTGGGATGGGAGGGTACAAAAGTAAGAAGAAAAGCACATTAAAACCAGGCAAAGCcaacagcccacaaccgcaaacaTGACACACAAAGAGCACTTCTTAAAAGACATTCAAAACCTTAGAATATCACTGTAAGTTAAACcagatttaaaggtgcacaaaataaattgtaattgtgaaacgtatgtataaaatcatgatcactcacataaaatgaagactccagtcgtatcagtaaccttataaaagctgtataAATCTACAacgagagggtcccctcatgggggctgccatgtttggatcacatgaccagccaaatactacttgttTAATGTCAGTAACtggcctgttattggacacttggcatcagtaactgaaaactattgcgtttgaatgatgctgcattcacgccactaggtgtcagtgtaagtccaagacaacatacagtattttaaaaaaattactgagtgcacctttaagatgtgtcagttaattaatgtaatttaacaaGCAATAAAGAAAGCCAAGCGCACAAGACACTAGCTTAATAAGGTGTTTAactactttataaacacttaagaACTACATTAGGCCTAGCCTACATTATACCAAATTCTATAATCAGtaattatcagcatattggtgtggaTGTAAACAGGCTCAGATTTGCTGTATATCTCTTTATTGCTTGATTTTATGTATTGTCTTCTGATTTAATTCAGTTACTGTAAACTATGATGCAGAGATGGAAATAAACTCTAGATTAAAACTCAGCTGAGATTCACCATTCACCATGTTTTTTCAAGGTGTCGTCCCGCAAAGCTACATTTTAAAACTGCCAGAAGCTCATCAGTGCAGCGTGCCTCAACTTGCTAAACTGAAACCTAGTGCTGCACTGGGCGACCCATTCTGGTGTTTAAAGAAAACCAGAAAATATTCCCACAATCCCTGGTATGCCAGAGGCTTAATCACACTGTAAAgcagaaaatatgaaaatatgccaGTTATTTCACACATTTAACTAGCTTTGCCTCTTctacaatatacacacatgtgctgttgtgtgtatttatgttaaCCCCTGTCACATGGTATATACTCTCACATG is a window of Myxocyprinus asiaticus isolate MX2 ecotype Aquarium Trade chromosome 8, UBuf_Myxa_2, whole genome shotgun sequence DNA encoding:
- the slc25a23a gene encoding calcium-binding mitochondrial carrier protein SCaMC-3 isoform X1; protein product: MIMGQRGCRSGWTRARCQDSGVDPERERLWAELFEQLDLNKDGRIDVNELRIGLAARGMSWSSVEEQIVRAGDTNHDGQLDFEEFIEYLRSHEKRLRLMFRSLDRNNDGEVDAGEIQQSLHNLGVDVTVEQAAKILESMDKDRSMTIDWVEWRDHFLFNPLDNMEEIAQYWKHSVMLDIGELLTVPDEFSEKERQSGFVWRQLMAGAVAGSVSRTGTAPLDRLKVFLQVHGQSSDKGNVWRGLRAMVKEGGLTALWRGNGINVLKIAPETAIKFLAYEQIKRLMRGSKDGGTLKVQERFVAGSLAGATAQTIIYPMEVLKTRLTLRKTGQYSSMLDCAKQILQKEGVLAFYKGYLPNILGIIPYAGIDLAVYETLKNAWLQRKTEGSADPGVLVLVGCGTVSSTCGQLASYPLALIRTRMQAQASMKGAPQLSMLTLFRNIVAQEGVVGLYRGIAPNFLKVIPAVSISYVVYENMRGLIFKYTG
- the slc25a23a gene encoding calcium-binding mitochondrial carrier protein SCaMC-3 isoform X3, whose translation is MIMGQRGCRSGWTRARCQDSGVDPERERLWAELFEQLDLNKDGRIDVNELRIGLAARGMSWSSVEEIVRAGDTNHDGQLDFEEFIEYLRSHEKRLRLMFRSLDRNNDGEVDAGEIQQSLHNLGVDVTVEQAAKILESMDKDRSMTIDWVEWRDHFLFNPLDNMEEIAQYWKHSVMLDIGELLTVPDEFSEKERQSGFVWRQLMAGAVAGSVSRTGTAPLDRLKVFLQVHGQSSDKGNVWRGLRAMVKEGGLTALWRGNGINVLKIAPETAIKFLAYEQIKRLMRGSKDGGTLKVQERFVAGSLAGATAQTIIYPMEVLKTRLTLRKTGQYSSMLDCAKQILQKEGVLAFYKGYLPNILGIIPYAGIDLAVYETLKNAWLQRKTEGSADPGVLVLVGCGTVSSTCGQLASYPLALIRTRMQAQASMKGAPQLSMLTLFRNIVAQEGVVGLYRGIAPNFLKVIPAVSISYVVYENMRGLIFKYTG
- the slc25a23a gene encoding calcium-binding mitochondrial carrier protein SCaMC-3 isoform X2, with protein sequence MIMGQRGCRSGWTRARCQDSGVDPERERLWAELFEQLDLNKDGRIDVNELRIGLAARGMSWSSVEEQIVRAGDTNHDGQLDFEEFIEYLRSHEKRLRLMFRSLDRNNDGEVDAGEIQQSLHNLGVDVTVEQAAKILESMDKDRSMTIDWVEWRDHFLFNPLDNMEEIAQYWKHSVMLDIGELLTVPDEFSEKERQSGFVWRQLMAGAVAGSVSRTGTAPLDRLKVFLQVHGQSSDKGNVWRGLRAMVKEGGLTALWRGNGINVLKIAPETAIKFLAYEQIKRLMRGSKDGGTLKVQERFVAGSLAGATAQTIIYPMEVLKTRLTLRKTGQYSSMLDCAKQILQKEGVLAFYKGYLPNILGIIPYAGIDLAVYETLKNAWLQRKTEGSADPGVLVLVGCGTVSSTCGQLASYPLALIRTRMQAQASMKGAPQLSMLTLFRNIVAQEGVVGLYRGIAPNFLKVIPAVSISYVVYENMRKVLGVGT
- the slc25a23a gene encoding calcium-binding mitochondrial carrier protein SCaMC-3 isoform X4, translating into MIMGQRGCRSGWTRARCQDSGVDPERERLWAELFEQLDLNKDGRIDVNELRIGLAARGMSWSSVEEIVRAGDTNHDGQLDFEEFIEYLRSHEKRLRLMFRSLDRNNDGEVDAGEIQQSLHNLGVDVTVEQAAKILESMDKDRSMTIDWVEWRDHFLFNPLDNMEEIAQYWKHSVMLDIGELLTVPDEFSEKERQSGFVWRQLMAGAVAGSVSRTGTAPLDRLKVFLQVHGQSSDKGNVWRGLRAMVKEGGLTALWRGNGINVLKIAPETAIKFLAYEQIKRLMRGSKDGGTLKVQERFVAGSLAGATAQTIIYPMEVLKTRLTLRKTGQYSSMLDCAKQILQKEGVLAFYKGYLPNILGIIPYAGIDLAVYETLKNAWLQRKTEGSADPGVLVLVGCGTVSSTCGQLASYPLALIRTRMQAQASMKGAPQLSMLTLFRNIVAQEGVVGLYRGIAPNFLKVIPAVSISYVVYENMRKVLGVGT